In one window of Prevotella sp. E13-17 DNA:
- a CDS encoding cell division ATP-binding protein FtsE, which yields MLIDYRNATICQQDGKVVLENVNFTADENSFIYITGRVGSGKSSLLKTFYKELDVEKADCANVLGSDMLSIKSKEIPALRRQMGIVFQDFQLLTDRSVHHNLQFVLKSTGWKNKSEIESRIEQVLKVVGMYDKIDCMPHELSGGEQQRIAIARAILNSPKLIIADEPTANLDPDTAKGIMELLYGFSKQQTAVVMSTHNLQLLEQFPGVVYHCENNQIIKE from the coding sequence ATGTTGATAGATTATAGAAATGCAACAATATGTCAACAAGACGGAAAGGTTGTTCTTGAGAATGTAAACTTCACGGCCGATGAAAACTCGTTTATTTATATCACTGGCCGCGTTGGATCTGGCAAAAGTTCCCTGCTAAAGACCTTTTACAAGGAACTTGATGTAGAAAAGGCAGATTGTGCTAACGTTCTAGGTAGTGACATGCTATCAATTAAGAGCAAGGAAATACCTGCTTTACGTCGTCAGATGGGAATTGTATTTCAAGATTTCCAGTTACTGACTGACCGATCTGTTCATCATAACCTTCAGTTTGTATTGAAATCCACAGGATGGAAGAATAAATCTGAGATTGAATCTCGCATCGAGCAAGTACTGAAAGTCGTTGGTATGTATGACAAGATTGACTGCATGCCACATGAGCTTTCCGGAGGTGAGCAACAGCGCATTGCAATTGCCCGAGCAATTTTGAATTCGCCCAAATTAATTATAGCAGATGAACCCACTGCCAATCTCGATCCAGATACAGCAAAAGGAATTATGGAACTTCTTTACGGATTCTCCAAACAGCAAACTGCAGTTGTCATGAGTACACATAATCTTCAACTACTCGAGCAATTTCCTGGTGTTGTATATCACTGTGAAAACAATCAAATAATCAAAGAATAA
- the hisH gene encoding imidazole glycerol phosphate synthase subunit HisH — protein sequence MQVAVVKYNAGNVYSVLNALKRIGIDPILTDDAKLIRQADRVIFPGQGEASNAMAYLRQHGLDEVIRSLRQPVLGICIGQQLLCRHSEEGDVDCIGIFDTEVKRFQPTIHQEKVPCMGWNQLRDVKSPLFENNSYVYFVHSYYVPLCNETIATADYILPYSAALHKDNFYSCQFHPEKSGDVGERIIKRFIEL from the coding sequence ATGCAAGTAGCTGTCGTAAAATATAATGCAGGAAACGTCTATTCAGTTTTGAATGCGCTGAAGAGAATTGGCATTGATCCAATACTAACGGACGACGCCAAGTTGATTCGTCAAGCAGATCGTGTGATATTTCCTGGGCAAGGAGAAGCCAGTAACGCAATGGCATATCTTCGTCAGCATGGCTTAGATGAAGTCATTCGTTCTCTGCGCCAACCAGTACTTGGTATATGCATTGGTCAGCAGTTGCTCTGTCGACACTCTGAAGAAGGCGATGTAGACTGTATCGGAATATTTGATACAGAAGTCAAGCGCTTTCAGCCCACTATACATCAAGAAAAAGTTCCATGTATGGGATGGAATCAGCTGAGAGATGTAAAATCGCCTCTTTTTGAAAACAACAGTTATGTCTATTTTGTGCATAGCTATTATGTGCCATTGTGTAACGAGACAATTGCCACTGCAGATTACATTCTGCCCTACTCTGCCGCATTACATAAGGACAACTTTTATTCATGCCAATTTCATCCTGAAAAGAGTGGCGATGTAGGTGAACGTATTATTAAACGTTTTATTGAATTATGA
- the hisF gene encoding imidazole glycerol phosphate synthase subunit HisF has protein sequence MGLAKRIIPCLDVKDGETVKGTNFVNLRSAGDPVELGKLYSAQGADELVFLDITASYEKRKTFTDMVTRVAQQVNIPFTVGGGINELSDVERLLYAGADKVSVNSAAIRRPELIEEIANRFGSQVCVVAIDARFDSDGWHCYLKGGRERTELNLFDWAREAQERGAGEILFTSMDHDGVKEGFANKALCHLADSLSIPIIASGGAGKKEDFVNAFTQGHADAALAASVFHFGEISIPELKKYLYNEGINVRL, from the coding sequence ATGGGGTTAGCAAAAAGAATCATCCCTTGTTTAGATGTGAAAGATGGCGAAACAGTAAAAGGTACCAATTTCGTCAATCTTCGCTCGGCGGGAGATCCTGTCGAGCTGGGCAAGTTATATTCTGCTCAAGGAGCCGATGAACTTGTATTTCTTGACATCACCGCTTCGTATGAAAAGCGTAAAACGTTCACTGATATGGTAACTCGTGTTGCACAACAGGTAAACATCCCCTTTACTGTAGGAGGTGGTATTAATGAACTTTCAGACGTTGAACGCCTACTATATGCAGGCGCTGACAAAGTCAGTGTAAATAGCGCGGCCATCCGCCGTCCAGAGCTAATAGAAGAAATTGCCAATCGATTTGGATCACAGGTATGCGTGGTAGCCATCGATGCTCGTTTTGACAGTGATGGCTGGCATTGCTATCTCAAAGGAGGACGTGAACGCACAGAATTAAACCTATTCGACTGGGCTCGTGAAGCACAAGAACGTGGAGCAGGAGAAATATTGTTCACATCAATGGACCATGATGGCGTTAAAGAAGGTTTTGCCAATAAAGCTCTTTGCCATTTGGCTGACAGTCTTTCAATACCCATCATCGCTAGTGGTGGTGCCGGCAAGAAAGAAGATTTCGTTAATGCGTTTACACAAGGACATGCAGATGCAGCCCTAGCTGCAAGCGTGTTTCACTTTGGGGAAATATCTATTCCTGAACTAAAAAAATATCTGTATAATGAAGGAATTAATGTTAGACTTTGA
- a CDS encoding aspartate kinase: MKVMKFGGTSVGSPQRMKEVTNLVTKSGEPVMVVLSAMSGTTNSLVEISDYLYKKNPDGANEVINKLEQKYERHLPELYSTEEYRKITHDFLAEEFNYLRSFTKELFTSFEEKSIVAQGEMMSTNMVVNYMKEQGINAVLLNALDFMRTDKNSEPDPVYIKEKLAALMEQHKDVQVFITQGFICRNAYGEIDNLQRGGSDYTASLIGAAIGADEIQIWTDIDGMHNNDPRVVDKTEPVHQLHFEEAAELAYFGAKILHPTCVQPAKYAGIPVRLLNTMEPEAEGTTISNQTEYGKIKAVAAKDNIIAIKIKSSRMLLATGFLRKVFEIFESYQTPIDMVCTSEVGVSMSIDNSAHLGEIVDELKKYGTVTVDTGMCIICVVGDLDWSNIGFETMVMDAMKNIPVRMISYGGSNYNISFLIREEDKKRALQSLSDQLFN, translated from the coding sequence ATGAAAGTTATGAAATTTGGCGGAACCTCAGTAGGATCTCCGCAAAGAATGAAGGAAGTAACTAATCTTGTTACAAAATCAGGAGAACCCGTAATGGTGGTTCTTTCTGCAATGTCTGGTACAACAAACTCTTTGGTTGAGATTTCGGATTATCTATATAAGAAGAATCCAGATGGTGCCAATGAGGTTATCAACAAGTTAGAGCAGAAATACGAGCGTCATTTGCCAGAGTTGTATTCTACAGAAGAATACAGAAAGATAACACACGATTTCCTTGCAGAAGAATTCAACTATCTGCGCTCGTTTACAAAAGAGCTGTTTACTTCTTTTGAAGAAAAAAGCATCGTTGCACAAGGCGAGATGATGTCTACCAACATGGTGGTAAATTACATGAAGGAACAGGGAATTAATGCCGTGTTGCTTAATGCGCTCGATTTTATGCGAACAGATAAAAATAGCGAGCCAGACCCCGTATATATCAAGGAGAAGCTCGCCGCATTAATGGAGCAGCATAAAGACGTTCAAGTATTTATCACACAAGGTTTTATTTGCCGTAATGCATATGGTGAAATAGATAACTTACAGCGCGGAGGTTCTGACTATACAGCTTCACTGATAGGCGCTGCCATTGGTGCCGATGAGATCCAAATATGGACAGATATTGATGGCATGCATAACAACGACCCTCGAGTTGTTGATAAGACAGAACCTGTTCATCAGCTTCATTTTGAAGAGGCTGCAGAGCTTGCATATTTTGGAGCTAAGATTCTGCATCCCACATGCGTACAGCCAGCAAAGTATGCAGGCATTCCTGTGCGTTTGTTAAATACGATGGAACCAGAAGCCGAAGGAACCACTATCTCCAACCAGACAGAATACGGAAAAATTAAAGCAGTGGCAGCAAAGGATAATATAATTGCTATTAAGATTAAATCTTCACGTATGCTTTTAGCGACAGGATTCCTGCGTAAGGTATTTGAAATCTTTGAGTCTTACCAAACACCTATTGATATGGTATGCACATCCGAGGTTGGCGTATCTATGTCAATAGACAATTCTGCACATCTTGGCGAGATTGTTGACGAACTGAAAAAGTACGGTACTGTCACAGTAGATACTGGTATGTGCATCATTTGTGTCGTTGGTGACCTTGACTGGTCTAACATAGGATTTGAAACCATGGTTATGGATGCCATGAAAAATATCCCTGTACGCATGATTTCATATGGTGGTAGCAACTATAATATCTCTTTCCTTATCCGTGAAGAAGACAAGAAACGCGCCCTACAGAGTCTCAGCGATCAGCTCTTTAACTAA
- the hisIE gene encoding bifunctional phosphoribosyl-AMP cyclohydrolase/phosphoribosyl-ATP diphosphatase HisIE: MKELMLDFEKMGGLVPAIIQDASTKNVLMLGFMNEEAYQKTLETKHVTFWSRTRNTLWTKGETSGHFLNLVDMKVDCDNDTLLVKVHPQGPTCHKGTDTCWGEDNNPLESSSLTFLSELQDFIEQRHKEMPEGSYTTKLFKEGVNKIAQKVGEEALETVIEATNGTDEHLIYEASDLLYHLLVLLTHKGKRIEDVADELQKRHDPEWDKKRRAAKAAGQMK, from the coding sequence ATGAAGGAATTAATGTTAGACTTTGAGAAGATGGGAGGTTTGGTGCCTGCCATCATTCAAGATGCAAGTACTAAAAATGTTTTAATGCTAGGCTTCATGAATGAAGAAGCATATCAAAAAACGCTAGAGACAAAACATGTCACATTTTGGAGTCGTACTCGTAACACACTTTGGACAAAAGGTGAAACCAGCGGACATTTTCTAAACCTTGTTGACATGAAGGTTGATTGTGACAACGACACCTTGCTTGTAAAGGTCCATCCACAAGGTCCTACATGTCACAAGGGTACTGACACATGTTGGGGTGAAGATAACAACCCTTTGGAAAGCAGTTCTCTTACTTTTCTTTCAGAATTGCAGGATTTTATAGAACAGCGTCATAAAGAAATGCCAGAGGGAAGCTATACAACAAAGCTTTTCAAAGAAGGTGTAAATAAGATTGCGCAAAAGGTCGGTGAAGAAGCCTTGGAAACTGTCATCGAAGCAACAAACGGAACAGATGAGCATTTGATATATGAAGCATCCGATCTTCTTTATCATTTATTGGTTCTTCTCACACACAAAGGAAAGAGAATCGAAGATGTTGCTGACGAACTCCAAAAACGCCATGATCCCGAGTGGGATAAAAAAAGACGTGCTGCAAAAGCTGCAGGCCAAATGAAATAA
- a CDS encoding AbgT family transporter: MTNKIIGALLVFLCTLELVLILTSWFMSAIEVEGIRSLLSAEGVRWFLGSFVDGLQNEELIWGLLLSIAWGCVKNSGVYQHHHDIRHDGAFRIVLFIDVLYILFILYLSIPSHAILRSATGELWPSAFSRAIVPMLAFILSLSCVIYGLITKKFTSVASVVEAMGDGVKTIAPYMVLYVFAMQLINSFRYVIS, translated from the coding sequence ATGACGAATAAAATTATAGGTGCTCTTCTCGTCTTTTTATGTACTTTAGAGCTTGTGCTAATATTGACTTCATGGTTTATGTCTGCCATTGAGGTTGAGGGAATTCGTTCTCTCCTTTCTGCAGAAGGTGTAAGGTGGTTTTTAGGAAGTTTTGTAGATGGTTTGCAAAATGAAGAACTTATTTGGGGGCTTCTCCTTTCTATCGCATGGGGATGTGTAAAAAACAGTGGAGTCTATCAGCACCATCACGACATCCGTCATGATGGTGCATTTAGGATTGTCTTATTTATTGACGTCTTATATATATTATTTATATTATATCTTTCGATTCCATCTCATGCAATTCTACGTTCGGCAACAGGTGAACTTTGGCCTTCTGCATTTAGTAGAGCTATCGTTCCAATGCTTGCTTTTATATTATCTTTGTCATGCGTTATCTATGGGCTAATTACAAAGAAATTCACATCTGTTGCTTCGGTAGTAGAAGCAATGGGAGATGGTGTTAAAACAATAGCACCATACATGGTGCTATATGTTTTTGCTATGCAATTGATAAACTCTTTCCGTTATGTTATTTCATAA
- a CDS encoding fructose-1,6-bisphosphatase, producing MIDERYLNLLSTTYPTVADAASEIINLEAILNLPKGTEHFLADIHGEHEAFLHILKNASGNIKRKVSEIFGNTIRESEKKELCTLIYYPEQKLELVKANEEQIDDWYQTTIHQLVRVCRDVSSKYTRSKVRKSLPTEFSYIIEELLHESLDDQDKTAYVSVIVDTIISTGRADDFIIAICNVIQRLAIDQLHILGDIYDRGPGAHIIMDTLLQYHSWDIQWGNHDVLWMGAAAGNDACICNVLRLSLRYANLATLEEGYGINLVPLATFALDVYGDDPCTEFMPLLVKGQSLDDKTIHLIAKMHKAISVIQFKEEARIFHRRKDWQMEDRCMLEYIDYKNATCTVDGISYKMNSCYFPTIKENDCNALTKEESTLLCKLHHSFRVSEKLRKHIQTILSHGCMYNICNQNLLFHASIPLNDDGSLKNVRILDRELCGIELMNYIGQMIRSAFQSDTPIDMKEYAKDYFLYLWCGKNSPLFDKSKMATFERYFLSDKTTYQEEKGNYYKLRDSIDVCDRILDAFGVQGNNRHIINGHVPVHASKGENPIKAGGRLMVIDGGFSEAYHKETGIAGYTLVYHSRGFQLVQHEPFTNANDAVLRGSDIKSTTQIVELSAHRMHVSDTDKGKELREQIEDLRNLLYAYRHGIIKEKRV from the coding sequence ATGATAGACGAACGCTACTTAAATCTCTTATCTACGACATATCCAACCGTAGCTGATGCTGCTAGTGAAATAATAAATTTAGAAGCAATTCTTAATTTACCCAAAGGAACTGAGCATTTCTTAGCCGATATTCATGGTGAACATGAAGCTTTTCTGCACATATTAAAAAATGCTTCCGGCAACATTAAACGTAAAGTCTCTGAGATCTTTGGTAATACAATACGTGAAAGCGAAAAGAAAGAGCTTTGTACTTTAATTTACTATCCAGAGCAGAAATTGGAGCTAGTTAAGGCTAACGAAGAGCAGATTGATGATTGGTACCAGACAACCATTCATCAGTTGGTTCGCGTCTGCCGTGATGTATCTAGCAAATACACTCGTTCAAAAGTAAGAAAGTCTCTCCCCACTGAATTTTCATATATCATAGAAGAACTATTGCATGAAAGTTTAGACGATCAAGATAAGACCGCTTACGTATCTGTTATTGTTGACACAATTATCTCTACAGGAAGAGCCGATGATTTTATCATCGCTATTTGTAATGTTATACAACGTTTAGCGATAGACCAGTTACATATTTTAGGAGATATTTACGATCGTGGACCAGGTGCACACATTATAATGGATACCCTGCTTCAGTATCATTCTTGGGATATACAATGGGGAAATCACGATGTGTTATGGATGGGTGCAGCAGCAGGAAATGACGCATGCATCTGCAATGTTCTAAGATTGTCTTTGCGATATGCCAACCTTGCAACATTGGAGGAAGGCTACGGTATTAATCTTGTACCTCTTGCAACTTTTGCACTTGATGTGTACGGGGATGACCCATGTACTGAATTTATGCCTCTACTTGTAAAAGGTCAGTCTTTAGATGATAAAACAATTCATCTAATTGCCAAGATGCATAAAGCCATCTCTGTTATACAATTTAAAGAGGAAGCACGTATTTTCCATCGCCGTAAAGATTGGCAGATGGAAGATCGTTGTATGTTAGAATATATCGATTATAAGAATGCAACCTGCACAGTTGATGGTATTTCTTATAAGATGAATAGTTGTTATTTTCCGACAATCAAAGAAAATGATTGCAATGCATTAACTAAAGAAGAGTCCACATTATTGTGCAAGCTACATCACTCATTCCGCGTGAGTGAGAAACTTCGCAAACATATACAGACCATTCTTAGTCATGGATGTATGTACAACATTTGCAATCAGAATCTTCTATTTCATGCATCTATCCCCCTTAATGATGATGGTTCTTTGAAAAACGTTAGAATTCTAGACCGAGAATTGTGCGGAATAGAACTAATGAACTATATCGGTCAGATGATTCGTTCGGCCTTTCAGAGTGACACACCCATTGATATGAAAGAATATGCGAAAGATTATTTTTTATATCTTTGGTGTGGAAAAAATTCTCCTCTATTTGACAAGTCGAAAATGGCGACTTTTGAAAGATATTTCCTATCTGACAAAACAACCTACCAAGAAGAAAAAGGCAATTATTACAAGCTAAGAGACTCCATAGATGTGTGCGACCGTATTCTTGATGCTTTTGGAGTTCAGGGCAATAATCGCCACATTATTAATGGACATGTACCAGTTCATGCATCAAAAGGAGAGAATCCCATCAAGGCAGGAGGAAGATTAATGGTGATTGATGGAGGTTTTTCTGAAGCATATCACAAGGAGACGGGTATCGCAGGATACACTTTAGTATATCATAGTCGCGGCTTTCAGCTAGTACAACACGAGCCCTTCACAAATGCCAATGATGCAGTATTAAGAGGATCAGACATTAAATCGACAACACAAATTGTAGAGCTTTCGGCACATCGGATGCATGTTTCTGATACAGACAAAGGAAAAGAATTGCGTGAACAGATTGAAGACCTTAGAAATCTGCTTTACGCCTACAGGCACGGAATTATCAAGGAAAAAAGAGTATAA
- a CDS encoding DUF5932 domain-containing protein, with product MQNFKVIIVEDVPLELKGTEGIIHKEIPEAEIIGTADTEYAYWHLIKKQLPDLVLLDLGLGGSTTVGVEICRQTKELYPQVKVLIFTGEILNEKLWVDVLDAGADGIILKTGELLTRNDVSAVMEGKQLVFNEPILRKIVDRFKNSVGAQIAKQDALINYEIDEYDERFLRHLALGYTKDQITQLRAMPFGVKSLEKRQNELIQKLFPDSKSVNATRLVVRAIELHILDIDNLEPDDE from the coding sequence ATGCAAAACTTCAAAGTAATTATTGTAGAAGATGTTCCTTTAGAATTGAAGGGGACAGAAGGTATCATACATAAAGAAATACCAGAAGCGGAAATTATCGGAACCGCAGATACAGAGTATGCTTACTGGCATCTTATAAAAAAGCAATTGCCTGACCTCGTATTGCTGGATTTAGGTTTAGGAGGCTCAACAACAGTTGGTGTCGAAATTTGTCGTCAAACTAAGGAGCTGTACCCACAAGTTAAAGTTCTAATATTTACAGGAGAAATACTTAATGAAAAACTTTGGGTTGATGTTCTTGACGCGGGAGCAGATGGAATTATTCTGAAAACAGGTGAACTCCTGACACGAAATGATGTATCGGCTGTGATGGAAGGAAAGCAACTTGTCTTTAATGAGCCGATTCTGCGGAAAATAGTAGATCGATTCAAGAATAGTGTAGGTGCACAAATTGCTAAGCAAGATGCGCTAATTAACTATGAAATTGATGAATATGATGAACGTTTTTTGCGTCATCTAGCGCTTGGATACACGAAAGACCAGATTACACAGTTAAGAGCAATGCCATTTGGTGTAAAGAGTTTGGAAAAACGTCAAAATGAATTAATCCAGAAACTTTTTCCTGACTCGAAAAGCGTTAATGCAACACGATTAGTTGTAAGAGCTATAGAACTTCATATCTTAGACATTGACAACCTTGAACCAGATGACGAATAA
- the hisA gene encoding 1-(5-phosphoribosyl)-5-[(5-phosphoribosylamino)methylideneamino]imidazole-4-carboxamide isomerase yields MIELIPAIDIIDGKCVRLTKGDYETKSVYGEPIDMAQQFEALGFKRLHMVDLDGAKSKHIVNDSVLRQITEATNLIVDFGGGIKTDDDIQKAFDAGASMVTIGSVAVTNPELFENWLNKYGPDHIILGADVRNGKISINGWKDDSNDELLSFLKRYVKMGVKNVLCTEISRDGTLSGPATPLYKEIMNIYPHLHLIASGGIGSIEDIKNLSDSAIPAVVFGKAIYEGKIDMKELIQLKNTQKWG; encoded by the coding sequence ATGATTGAACTTATACCAGCAATAGATATCATTGACGGCAAATGTGTTCGTCTAACAAAAGGTGATTACGAAACGAAGTCGGTATATGGCGAACCTATCGATATGGCTCAACAGTTTGAGGCATTAGGTTTTAAACGTCTTCATATGGTTGATTTAGATGGTGCTAAGTCAAAGCATATTGTTAATGATTCTGTGCTTCGTCAGATTACGGAAGCGACAAATCTAATTGTTGACTTCGGCGGTGGTATCAAGACTGATGATGATATTCAAAAGGCATTTGATGCAGGAGCTTCTATGGTGACTATTGGCTCAGTAGCTGTCACAAATCCTGAATTGTTTGAGAATTGGCTGAACAAATATGGTCCTGATCATATTATTTTAGGAGCTGACGTACGCAACGGGAAAATCAGTATTAATGGCTGGAAAGACGATTCAAACGATGAACTTCTATCTTTTCTGAAACGCTATGTGAAGATGGGTGTAAAAAACGTATTGTGCACAGAAATATCTCGTGACGGAACATTGTCAGGACCTGCCACTCCACTATATAAAGAAATAATGAATATCTATCCTCATCTTCACCTAATTGCTAGTGGAGGCATTGGAAGTATCGAAGATATAAAAAACTTGAGCGACTCCGCTATACCAGCCGTTGTTTTTGGAAAGGCAATCTACGAAGGAAAGATAGACATGAAAGAATTGATTCAATTAAAGAACACACAAAAATGGGGTTAG
- the lysA gene encoding diaminopimelate decarboxylase, producing MKGLFPIEKFGHIRTPFYYYDTELLRRTLNTITEEVKKHEGFCVHYAIKANANPKILRYIREAGFGADCVSGGEVEASLRAGFPSSKIVYAGVGKSDWEINLGLDNDIFCFNVESVPELEVINKLAHQKGKLARVAFRLNPNVGAHTHANITTGLAENKFGIDMRDMIKVIEEAAHMDNIKLVGLHFHIGSQILDMGDFEALCNRVNDLQIELERHHITVEHINVGGGLGIDYQHPNRVPVPDFRSYFDTFAKKLKLRPNQTLHFELGRSVVAQCGTLITRTLYVKEGYVKKFAIVDAGFTDLIRPALYQAYHKIENLSSDEACESYDVVGPICESTDVFAKQIDINKIHRGDFLAIRSAGAYGEIMASSYNCRPLPLGYISDEFV from the coding sequence ATGAAAGGATTATTCCCCATAGAGAAATTCGGCCATATTAGAACGCCCTTTTACTACTACGACACAGAACTGCTGCGTAGGACGCTAAATACGATAACAGAAGAGGTAAAAAAACATGAAGGTTTCTGCGTTCATTATGCTATTAAAGCAAATGCCAATCCAAAAATTCTACGATACATCAGAGAAGCAGGTTTTGGCGCTGACTGCGTTAGTGGTGGAGAAGTAGAAGCATCCCTCCGCGCAGGCTTTCCATCATCAAAGATTGTTTATGCTGGCGTAGGTAAAAGCGATTGGGAAATCAATCTAGGCTTAGACAACGATATTTTTTGCTTTAATGTTGAAAGCGTCCCAGAGCTAGAGGTCATAAATAAATTAGCTCATCAGAAAGGAAAGTTAGCTCGTGTAGCATTCCGTCTTAATCCAAATGTAGGTGCACATACTCATGCCAATATAACAACTGGCTTAGCAGAAAACAAGTTTGGCATTGACATGAGAGACATGATTAAGGTTATTGAAGAAGCCGCTCACATGGATAATATTAAATTGGTAGGTCTTCATTTCCATATTGGCTCTCAGATTTTAGACATGGGCGATTTTGAGGCTCTCTGTAATAGGGTTAATGATTTACAGATTGAATTAGAACGGCATCATATAACTGTTGAGCATATTAACGTCGGTGGTGGACTCGGAATAGACTACCAACACCCTAATCGAGTTCCCGTCCCTGACTTTAGATCTTATTTCGACACATTTGCAAAGAAGTTAAAACTACGTCCTAACCAAACACTTCATTTTGAATTGGGACGTTCTGTCGTTGCTCAATGTGGCACACTTATCACTCGAACCCTTTACGTTAAGGAAGGTTATGTGAAAAAGTTCGCTATTGTAGATGCAGGCTTCACCGATTTAATTCGTCCAGCTCTCTATCAAGCATATCACAAGATAGAAAACCTCTCAAGTGATGAGGCATGTGAATCATACGATGTAGTTGGTCCTATTTGTGAATCCACAGATGTATTTGCAAAACAAATTGATATAAATAAAATTCATCGTGGCGACTTTTTGGCAATACGCTCTGCTGGAGCTTACGGCGAAATCATGGCTAGTAGCTATAACTGTCGTCCGCTTCCACTAGGTTATATTAGTGATGAATTTGTATAA
- the purU gene encoding formyltetrahydrofolate deformylase, which yields MKPTAILLLHCPDQQGIISEVTKFITDNEGNIVDLDQYVDHQDGVFFMRIQWELDGFLIPREKIKEYIETLYTRRYNMEFSLYFSDQRPRMAIFVSKMSHCLYDLLARWKAGEYDVDIPCIVSNHEDLRYVAEQFGIPYYVWSIKKDHSNKAEVEQAEMDLLKKESVTFIVLARYMQIISDEMIAAYPHHIINIHHSFLPAFVGAKPYHQAWERGVKIIGATSHYVTAELDAGPIIEQDVTRITHKDTPESLVLKGKDLEKIVLSRAVTKHIQRKVLTYKNKTIIFS from the coding sequence ATGAAACCAACAGCAATTTTGCTTCTGCATTGTCCCGACCAACAAGGCATTATTTCAGAAGTAACAAAGTTTATTACCGACAACGAAGGCAATATCGTTGATCTTGATCAGTATGTAGATCATCAAGACGGCGTTTTCTTTATGCGCATACAATGGGAACTGGACGGTTTTTTGATTCCACGCGAAAAAATCAAAGAATACATTGAAACACTTTACACACGCCGATACAACATGGAATTCTCCTTGTATTTTAGCGACCAACGCCCACGAATGGCTATATTTGTATCAAAAATGAGTCATTGTCTTTACGACTTGTTGGCTCGCTGGAAAGCAGGAGAGTATGATGTTGACATCCCTTGTATTGTTTCTAATCACGAAGACCTCCGTTACGTAGCAGAACAATTCGGGATTCCATATTATGTTTGGAGTATCAAAAAAGACCATTCCAACAAAGCAGAGGTCGAGCAGGCTGAAATGGATTTGCTAAAAAAAGAGAGTGTAACATTCATCGTTCTGGCTCGTTATATGCAGATTATCAGTGATGAGATGATTGCTGCATATCCTCACCATATTATTAATATTCATCATTCCTTCCTACCTGCTTTTGTTGGTGCTAAGCCATACCATCAGGCTTGGGAGCGCGGCGTCAAAATCATTGGTGCCACAAGTCATTACGTAACAGCAGAGTTGGATGCTGGTCCTATTATTGAGCAGGATGTAACACGTATCACTCACAAAGACACCCCTGAAAGTCTCGTTCTAAAAGGAAAAGATCTTGAAAAGATTGTTCTGTCAAGAGCGGTTACAAAACATATCCAACGAAAAGTACTAACATATAAAAACAAAACGATTATTTTCAGTTAA